In Populus trichocarpa isolate Nisqually-1 chromosome 16, P.trichocarpa_v4.1, whole genome shotgun sequence, a genomic segment contains:
- the LOC112324484 gene encoding uncharacterized protein LOC112324484, with protein MLEARIIRTSNSPFASPVILVKKKDATWRFCVDYRALNKLTIKEKYPIPMIEELLEELVGATTFSKIDLRSGYHQIRMTAGEEFKIAFRTHSAHYEFLVMPFDLTNAPATFQSLMNEVFRDHLRKFILVFFDDILVYSRTLTDHYKHLKIVLEILRGHQLVAKANKYPLKIQAISDWPIPLSLKQLMGFLGLTGYYRRFVKGYRSISKPLTSLLKKGAMGWNEEAAQAFTLLKSLMTSAPVLALPDFNKLFVVETDASKAGIGAVLMQEGHPIAFISKCLGPKQQSLSVYEREMMGKKNVLVDALSRIPSKDLYAMTTSTISTSLMEEIRQSYTNDSAIKHIIKDLQQSTASHPHYMWVNDHLNRKGKVVIGNNDELRIKLIAMFHNSVTEGHSGMTVTTKTVGSLFYWKGQQKQISMDFIDGLPKSEGKEVIMVVVDRFSKYAHCMALSHPYSAPMVAKVFMENVYKLHGLPASITSDRDPVFLSRFWKELFSIQGVNLHYSTAYHPQTDGQTEIVNKSIKHYLRCMTGDIPNQWARWLPLVEWWYNTIYHSATKMTPYEIVYGFPPSIHIPYFPRDSTVASVDEYLSTKEEVINRVRGHLQVAQNRMIISANKKRSDMSFEVKDYVYLKLQPYRQQSISRRSSQKLAAKYYGPYQVIAKVGTVAYKLDLPTSSMIHPVAILERRMTRRNNQAATQVLIHWEGLPPADATWEFTDELKLRFPTFNLEDKVGFEGGAIVISERGRGRILI; from the exons ATGCTCGAGGCTAGGATTATCAGGACTAGTAACAGTCCTTTTGCATCCCCCGTAATTCTAGTTAAGAAGAAAGATGCCACCTGGAGATTTTGTGTGGACTACAGGGCACTGAACAAGCTTACCATCAAGGAAAAATACCCCATTCCAATGATTGAAGAACTGTTGGAGGAATTAGTGGGAGCAACAACATTCTCTAAGATCGACCTTAGGTCAGggtatcaccaaattagaatgactGCAGGGGAAGAGTTTAAGATAGCCTTCAGGACTCACAGTGCCCATTACGAATTCCTAGTCATGCCGTTCGACCTAACCAATGCCCCAGCTACCTTCCAAAGCCTCATGAATGAGGTTTTCAGGGATCATTTAAGGAAGTTTATTCTGGTATTTTTCGATGACATTTTAGTTTATAGTCGCACCTTAACCGATCATTATAAGCACCTCAAGATAGTCCTGGAAATATTGAGAGGGCATCAGTTAGTAGCCAAGGCTAACAAAT ACCCTCTTAAGATACAGGCCATTTCAGATTGGCCGATTCCTCTAAGTCTAAAACAGCTAATGGGGTTTTTGGGACTGACGGGATATTATCGAAGATTTGTTAAGGGTTATAGGAGCATTTCTAAGCCACTTACTTCTCTGTTGAAAAAGGGAGCCATGGGGTGGAATGAAGAAGCTGCACAAGCGTTTACCCTCTTGAAGAGCTTAATGACAAGTGCTCCGGTCTTAGCTTTACCAGATTTTAACAAGCTATTCGTAGTGGAAACAGATGCATCCAAGGCAGGAATAGGTGCAGTTCTAATGCAAGAAGGACATCCCATTGCTTTCATAAGCAAATGTCTGGGACCGAAACAACAAAGCTTATCTGTCTATGAGAGGGAAATGATG gggaagaagaatgTCCTTGTCGATGCCTTATCTAGGATTCCAAGCAAGGACCTATATGCTATGACAACTTCCACTATTTCTACTAGTTTAATGGAGGAGATCAGACAGTCTTATACCAATGATTCCGCCATTAAGCATATCATTAAGGATCTACAACAGTCGACAGCTTCTCATCCACATTACATGTGGGTGAACGACCATCTTAACAGGAAGGGGAAGGTGGTGATAGGTAACAACGATGAGCTACGAATTAAACTTATAGCTATGTTTCACAATTCAGTCACGGAGGGGCACTCAGGAATGACTGTAACTACTAAGACAGTAGGGAGCTTATTCTACTGGAAGGGGCAGCAGAAGCAGATAAG CATGGATTTCATAGATGGTCTGCCTAAATCGGAGGGAAAAGAGGTCATTATGGTTGTGGTGGATCGATTCAGTAAGTATGCTCATTGCATGGCACTAAGTCACCCGTATTCTGCCCCTATGGTTGCCAAAGTTTTTATGGAAAATGTGTACAAACTCCATGGGCTACCTGCTTCTATCACCAGTGACAGAGACCCGGTGTTCCTCAGCAGATTTTGGAAAGAATTGTTCAGTATTCAAGGGGTGAATCTACACTATTCTACAGCTTATCACCCACAGACAGACGGTCAAACAGAGATAGTTAACAAAAGCATTAAGCACTACTTGAGATGCATGACAGGGGATATTCCAAATCAATGGGCACGGTGGCTACCTCTAGTTGAGTGGTGGTATAATACCATTTACCACTCGGCCACCAAAATGACCCCTTACGAAATAGTTTACGGGTTCCCTCCTTCCATACACATCCCATACTTTCCTAGGGATTCAACAGTAGCCTCAGTAGATGAATACCTAAGCACTAAAGAAGAGGTGATTAACCGAGTTAGAGGACATCTGCAAGTTGCTCAGAACAGGATGATTATCAGTGCAAATAAGAAGCGGAGCGACATGAGTTTTGAGGTCAAGGACTATGTTTACCTAAAACTACAGCCATATAGACAACAATCTATTTCACGCAGATCATCACAAAAGTTAGCTGCAAAATATTATGGCCCTTACCAGGTGATCGCCAAAGTGGGGACTGTAGCCTATAAGCTTGATCTGCCAACTTCTTCCATGATCCACCCCGT AGCCATACTGGAAAGACGTATGACCAGGCGTAACAACCAGGCTGCCACTCAAGTGCTCATACATTGGGAAGGGTTACCACCAGCTGATGCAACGTGGGAATTCACTGATGAGTTGAAGCTGAGGTTTCCAACATTcaaccttgaggacaaggttgGGTTTGAGGGGGGGGCAATTGTTATCAGCGAAAGAGGGAGAGGAAGAATTCTGATTTGA